In Sander lucioperca isolate FBNREF2018 chromosome 21, SLUC_FBN_1.2, whole genome shotgun sequence, the following proteins share a genomic window:
- the arhgap23a gene encoding rho GTPase-activating protein 23 isoform X4 codes for MWAVRDADLRKLHALMPVAMLPCPAPAGSDWSFQNPVGVDCSSPEPRCIWLAVLRSATGSVPPPAMPIRHSQSTHQPRGKGRRDGLPSTGDNPRPPMATRPGREGGGVCWKGPRTLVLHKNSQGFGFTLRHFIVYPPESALHTNLKDEENGNGKGYQKGRLEPMDTIFVKSVREKGPAHQAGLCTGDRLVKVNGESVLGKTYSQVIALIQNSESVLELCIMPKDEDVLQLVSAYSQDAYLTGNEPYSGGAEYLPPPPPLCYPHTKATPPAGAPPSGSMGQNQLDNWSRWPGSSSPSSPLDNRSAVGSPASWQEGRAGEPGGVGHSSPAHRTEEIQYGMTSQQPQGQTRGRSYSSSSSSGGPLSSPLQVHYPNHHAASSSQSQTRQSSSAWTSPPLPQLSHGRTERCQQALSDWYYNQLPERPARNMQTRHRSYSQDRLSDSRRQQQRTGGWPHSASQDTLLLQQSGPGPQGEPYWSYGDWEGGPGRGHPATNYTRTRSENLLAQYDHHGRSLEMLDRAAAGVVSPRFERLSLLQQAPHPPPRTDAYSRQGSHYGAAQAPPMSRHTQSHSKHHSQPQTQQSAPQNRRLPRGQSMDDQPVGYRSYSPSFNRKTGRIMQQAHSFRDPSYSGPHMNWNPNTKTSPPEGTTAPLTASTTPESQDRAYRPTNHERERGSVEGQAKVVAQTQEVVLRQKPPTGRRNAHGMRHPHYALPIDGLEPSLFSPDPQDSAPAPGSTGDVAPRKPNGNLAPLPIEDDSLASIPFIDEPTSPGADLRARHVPASSVVSSGMNSAPAVVTSAVSPTFTFPLTRLFSHDCTITTERSKSCDEGLNTFREEGRVFSRLPKRVKSFFTDGSLENLGTAEEVRSKRHSTSELGNITYSDIRREGWLHYKQILTEKGKKVGSSMRPWKRVFSVLRSHSLFLYKDKREAVLRGATIGCAAEDEQPISIRGCLVDIAYSETKRKHALRLTTQDFCEYLLQAEDREDMLDWIKVIRENSKTDSEELGFSRQALINKKLNDYRKQSPTGSKPDSSPRMSRMKPPFMLAKTDNAAGVPRSPKSEGKDESSPPKSPWGINIMKKTKKAGPKAFGVRLEDCQPGVNNKFIPLIVEICCGLVEDMGLEYTGIYRVPGNNAMVSMLQDQLNKGVDINPAEEKWQDLNVVSSLLKSFFRKLPEPLFTNDKYNDFIDANRMESASDRLKTMKKLIRDLPDYYYHTLKFLVVHLKTVADSADKNKMEPRNLALVFGPTLVRTSEDNMKDMVTHMPDRYKIVETLIQHCNWFFTEGQDKDEKTPVDTEDVQPAPNIDHLLSNIGRTALLGEASDSTNSDSAKSKGSWGSKRDLTPKDFLTLSIMSAVTGRKRRKRHNGRRVGSSTDDDSEHEPIKAGHLGAEEEEEAESPVGDTAPRAEGEDDDEEEEEEEEDEEVVESGAKEEVEVEVLAVIPSRLRCKEEEEAGGRQAAMLLHEEEAQAEVKGPPWRATEDARSIVSGYSTLSTLGRSLGSEGRGDDADDEHSELVSETDNESGFASRSLTQERPDKHQTVPVNTQPAAAPRSFLYTHYKPPVLSPTNLLAPPTALTPTPDSADRSEGGARSTTPSSSSFSSSSTTHRLHSRPSFNSHKLIQCDTLARKKLKSEKGKARSLDLLELSGATAEADGAGSGSDGAPRVKRDTSRNNPSSASSQESLRLARTKPSLPPSEAASFTPTGPGGRSLAEQVRARLMGSADDLRIVGLRKPLSPETRRKRRAWRRHTVVASPTEISEKRPPLTVSDFPLSSNTQNQVKTPGLPLDADGLDQGPATRQAPTSRFHQYL; via the exons GGTAAGGGGCGCAGGGATGGTCTCCCCTCAACCGGTGACAACCCTCGGCCGCCGATGGCGACCCGGCCGGGAAGGGAGGGGGGCGGCGTGTGCTGGAAGGGTCCCCGGACGCTGGTCCTCCATAAGAACTCCCAGGGTTTCGGTTTCACGCTACGCCATTTCATTGTTTACCCTCCAGAGTCCGCCCTGCACACCAACCTCAAG GATGAGGAGAATGGTAACGGAAAGG GGTATCAGAAAGGTCGACTGGAGCCGATGGACACCATATTTGTGAAGAGTGTGAGAGAAAAAGGTCCGGCTCACCAGGCAGGCTTGTGCACAG GGGATCGGCTTGTGAAAGTGAACGGAGAGAGTGTTCTAGGAAAGACGTATTCGCAGGTGATAGCCCTCATTCAGAACAG TGAAAGTGTGCTTGAGCTCTGCATTATGCCAAAAGATGAAGACGTGCTTCAGTTGGTAAGT GCATACTCCCAGGATGCCTACCTGACAGGCAACGAACCCTACTCAGGGGGAGCTGAGTACCTCCCACCACCACCTCCCCTCTGTTACCCGCACACCAAGGCCACACCCCCTGCTGGAGCCCCTCCATCTGGTTCCATGGGCCAGAACCAGCTGGATAACTGGAGTCGTTGGCCAGGCTCTTCCAGCCCCTCTTCACCCCTGGACAACCGCTCCGCTGTGGGCAGCCCCGCCAGCTGGCAGGAAGGGCGGGCAGGAGAGCCAGGAGGTGTGGGTCACAGCAGCCCGGCCCACCGCACAGAGGAGATCCAGTACGGTATGACCAGCCAGCAGCCTCAGGGCCAGACCAGGGGACGTTCCTActcgtcctcttcctcatcaGGGGGCCCTTTGTCTAGCCCGCTGCAAGTCCACTACCCTAACCACCACGCTGCCAGCTCCTCTCAGTCCCAGACACGCCAGTCCAGCTCAGCTTGGACCAGTCCCCCCCTGCCCCAGCTCAGCCATGGCCGCACTGAACGCTGCCAGCAGGCGCTCTCTGACTGGTACTACAACCAGCTCCCGGAGCGCCCAGCACGCAACATGCAGACCCGCCACCGCAGCTACTCGCAGGACCGGCTCAGTGATTCAAGGAGGCAGCAGCAGCGGACAGGTGGCTGGCCGCACAGTGCCTCCCAGGACACTCTGCTGTTACAGCAGTCAGGACCAGGTCCCCAAGGAGAGCCCTACTGGTCCTATGGAGACTGGGAGGGGGGCCCAGGTAGGGGGCACCCTGCCACTAACTATACCCGGACACGCTCTGAAAACCTGCTGGCCCAGTACGATCACCATGGCCGCTCATTAGAGATGCTGGACCGAGCAGCAGCTGGAGTGGTCTCACCTCGTTTTGAGAGGCTGTCATTGCTCCAGCAGGCTCCCCATCCGCCCCCAAGGACTGATGCCTACTCGAGGCAGGGGAGCCATTATGGTGCAGCACAAGCTCCTCCGATGTCccgacacacacaatcacattcTAAACACCACTCCCAGCCTCAGACCCAGCAATCAGCCCCCCAGAACAGGCGGCTTCCCCGTGGGCAGAGCATGGATGACCAGCCGGTGGGCTACCGCAGCTACAGCCCCTCTTTTAACCGCAAGACGGGCCGCATCATGCAGCAAGCCCACTCTTTCAGGGACCCTTCGTACTCTGGCCCTCACATGAACTGGAACCCAAACACTAAAACCAGTCCGCCAGAGGGCACAACGGCACCCCTCACTGCCTCCACCACTCCTGAATCCCAGGACAGAGCGTACAGGCCAACAAACCACGAGAGGGAACGAGGGTCAGTGGAGGGGCAGGCGAAGGTGGTGGCACAGACCCAGGAAGTGGTGCTGAGGCAGAAACCACCCACCGGGCGGAGGAACGCCCACGGTATGCGTCACCCTCACTACGCGCTGCCCATTGACGGGCTAGAACCCTCTTTGTTTTCTCCTGATCCCCAGGACTCAGCTCCTGCCCCTGGTTCCACGGGAGATGTAGCCCCACGCAAACCAAACGGCAACCTCGCCCCCCTCCCCATAGAGGATGACTCCCTGGCCTCCATCCCCTTCATAG ATGAGCCCACCAGCCCCGGCGCTGATTTGCGCGCGCGCCACGTGCCGGCATCATCCGTGGTGTCCAGCGGCATGAATTCGGCGCCCGCCGTGGTTACCAGCGCCGTCTCCCCCACCTTCACCTTTCCCCTCACTAGGCTCTTCTCACACGACTGCA CCATCACCACCGAGCGCTCCAAGTCATGCGACGAAGGACTCAACACGTTCAGAGAGGAAGGCCGAGTCTTCTC GAGGCTACCAAAGAGAGTGAAGAGTTTCTTCACAGACGGG tctcTGGAAAACCTTGGGACAGCAGAGGAGGTTCGATCTAAACGCCACTCCACCTCAGAGCTGGGAAACATCACTTACAGCGACATACGGCGAGAAGGATGGCTGCACTATAAACAGATCCTTACAGAGAAGGGCAAG AAGGTGGGCAGCAGCATGCGTCCGTGGAAGCGAGTCTTTTCTGTGCTTCGCTCCCATTCGCTGTTCCTCTACAAGGACAAGAGGGAGGCGGTGCTCCGCGGGGCCACGATCGGATGTGCGGCAGAGGACGAGCAGCCAATCAGCATCCGGGGCTGCCTGGTGGACATTGCGTACAGTGAGACCAAACGAAAGCACGCCCTGCGGCTAACCACCCAGGACTTCTGCGAGTACCTGCTGCAGGCAGAGGACCGGGAGGACATGCTGGACTGGATAAAGGTCATCAGGGAGAACAGCAAGACGGACAGCGAG GAGCTGGGCTTCTCCAGACAGGCCCTCATCAATAAGAAGCTGAATGATTACAGGAAACAGAG TCCAACAGGCAGCAAGCCCGACTCCTCTCCCAGGATGTCCCGCATGAAGCCTCCCTTCATGCTCGCCAAGACGGACAACGCTGCGGGGGTGCCACGCTCCCCCAAATCAGAGGGCAAAG ATGAGAGCAGCCCTCCAAAGTCTCCGTGGGGAATCAACATCATGAAGAAGACAAAGAAGGCCGGGCCTAAAGCTTTCGGTGTGAGGTTGGAGGATTGTCAGCCAGGTGTAAATAACAAG TTCATCCCGTTGATCGTGGAGATCTGCTGCGGTCTGGTAGAGGACATGGGTCTGGAGTACACGGGAATCTACAGAGTCCCCGGGAACAACGCCATGGTGTCGATGCTTCAGGATCAGCTCAACAAGGGCGTCGACATCAACCCTGCAGAGGAG AAGTGGCAAGACCTCAATGTTGTCAGCAGTTTACTCAAATCCTTCTTCAGGAAACTTCCAGAGCCACTTTTCACCAACG ACAAGTACAACGACTTCATCGATGCCAATCGGATGGAAAGTGCGTCAGACAGACTAAAAACCATGAAGAAACTG ATCCGAGACCTCCCAGATTATTATTACCACACTCTGAAGTTCCTGGTTGTTCACCTGAAGACTGTGGCCGACAGCGCAGATAAAAACAAA ATGGAGCCCCGTAACCTGGCTCTGGTGTTTGGGCCAACTCTGGTTCGGACGTCAGAGGACAACATGAAAGATATGGTCACACACATGCCTGACCGCTACAAGATAGTTGAGACCCTCATCCAACAT TGCAACTGGTTTTTCACTGAAGGGCAAGACAAGGATGAAAAG ACGCCAGTGGACACGGAGGACGTGCAGCCCGCCCCCAACATCGACCACCTGCTGTCCAACATCGGCAGGACCGCTCTACTCGGGGAGGCGTCAG ACTCAACCAACAGTGACTCAGCTAAATCAAAG GGGTCGTGGGGATCAAAGAGAGACCTCACACCCAAGGACTTCCTGACTTTGTCCATCATGTCAGCTGTTACGGGCCGCAAACGCAGGAAGCGCCATAACGGCCGCCGGGTGGGCAGCAGCACCGACGACGACTCAGAGCACGAGCCAATCAAAGCTGGACATTTAGgggcagaggaggaagaggaggcagaGTCGCCTGTAGGAGACACTGCTCCTCGAGCAGAGGGAGAGGACGacgatgaagaagaagaagaggaggaggaagacgaggaaGTTGTAGAAAGTGGAGCGAAAGAGGAGGTAGAAGTGGAGGTGTTGGCGGTTATTCCCAGTCGGCTGCGCTgtaaagaggaagaggaggcaggAGGAAGGCAGGCAGCCATGTTGTTGCACGAGGAGGAGGCGCAGGCGGAGGTGAAGGGGCCGCCGTGGAGAGCTACAGAGGATGCTCGCTCTATTGTTTCTGGTTACTCCACCCTCTCCACGTTAGGGCGTAGCCTGGGGTCCGAGGGGAGGGGGGATGATGCTGATGACGAGCACAGCGAGCTGGTGAGCGAGACGGACAATGAGAGCGGCTTTGCCTCACGCTCCCTCACCCAGGAGAGACCTGATAAACACCAGACAGTACCTGTGAACACACAACCGGCAGCGGCCCCGCGAAGTTTCCTCTACACACACTACAAACCCCCCGTTCTCTCACCCACAAACCTGCTCGCCCCGCCCACAGCGCTCACACCCACACCGGACTCTGCGGACAGGAGTGAAGGAGGGGCGCGGTCCACTACAccctcgtcctcctccttctcctcgtcCTCTACCACTCACAGACTGCATTCGCGGCCTTCCTTTAACTCGCACAAGCTGATCCAGTGCGACACTCTGGCCAGGAAGAAGCTGAAGTCGGAGAAGGGCAAGGCTCGCTCCCTGGACCTATTGGAGCTGTCTGGGGCCACAGCTGAGGCCGACGGTGCTGGTTCTGGGTCAGATGGTGCACCCAGAGTGAAGAGGGACACTTCCAGAAATAACCCCTCCTCAGCCAGCAGCCAGGAGAGCCTGCGCCTGGCCCGGACCAAGCCCTCCCTGCCACCCAGTGAGGCCGCCTCCTTCACCCCGACCGGCCCCGGTGGCAGGTCTCTGGCAGAGCAGGTCCGCGCTCGTCTGATGGGCTCGGCTGACGACCTGCGCATTGTAGGACTGCGAAAACCGCTGTCACCAGAAACACGGAGGAAGAGACGGGCCTGGCGCAGACACACCGTGGTGGCCTCTCCAACTGAGATCTCTGAGAAGAGACCCCCACTGACTGTCAGTGATTTCCCCCTGTCCTCTAACACTCAAAACCAGGTCAAAACACCAGGGCTGCCTCTGGATGCAGACGGGCTCGACCAAGGACCGGCTACACGTCAAGCACCCACCTCCCGATTCCACCAGTACCTGTGA
- the arhgap23a gene encoding rho GTPase-activating protein 23 isoform X9 encodes MWAVRDADLRKLHALMPVAMLPCPAPAGSDWSFQNPVGVDCSSPEPRCIWLAVLRSATGSVPPPAMPIRHSQSTHQPRGKGRRDGLPSTGDNPRPPMATRPGREGGGVCWKGPRTLVLHKNSQGFGFTLRHFIVYPPESALHTNLKDEENGNGKGYQKGRLEPMDTIFVKSVREKGPAHQAGLCTGDRLVKVNGESVLGKTYSQVIALIQNSESVLELCIMPKDEDVLQLVSAYSQDAYLTGNEPYSGGAEYLPPPPPLCYPHTKATPPAGAPPSGSMGQNQLDNWSRWPGSSSPSSPLDNRSAVGSPASWQEGRAGEPGGVGHSSPAHRTEEIQYGMTSQQPQGQTRGRSYSSSSSSGGPLSSPLQVHYPNHHAASSSQSQTRQSSSAWTSPPLPQLSHGRTERCQQALSDWYYNQLPERPARNMQTRHRSYSQDRLSDSRRQQQRTGGWPHSASQDTLLLQQSGPGPQGEPYWSYGDWEGGPGRGHPATNYTRTRSENLLAQYDHHGRSLEMLDRAAAGVVSPRFERLSLLQQAPHPPPRTDAYSRQGSHYGAAQAPPMSRHTQSHSKHHSQPQTQQSAPQNRRLPRGQSMDDQPVGYRSYSPSFNRKTGRIMQQAHSFRDPSYSGPHMNWNPNTKTSPPEGTTAPLTASTTPESQDRAYRPTNHERERGSVEGQAKVVAQTQEVVLRQKPPTGRRNAHGMRHPHYALPIDGLEPSLFSPDPQDSAPAPGSTGDVAPRKPNGNLAPLPIEDDSLASIPFIAITTERSKSCDEGLNTFREEGRVFSRLPKRVKSFFTDGSLENLGTAEEVRSKRHSTSELGNITYSDIRREGWLHYKQILTEKGKKVGSSMRPWKRVFSVLRSHSLFLYKDKREAVLRGATIGCAAEDEQPISIRGCLVDIAYSETKRKHALRLTTQDFCEYLLQAEDREDMLDWIKVIRENSKTDSEELGFSRQALINKKLNDYRKQSPTGSKPDSSPRMSRMKPPFMLAKTDNAAGVPRSPKSEGKDESSPPKSPWGINIMKKTKKAGPKAFGVRLEDCQPGVNNKFIPLIVEICCGLVEDMGLEYTGIYRVPGNNAMVSMLQDQLNKGVDINPAEEKWQDLNVVSSLLKSFFRKLPEPLFTNDKYNDFIDANRMESASDRLKTMKKLIRDLPDYYYHTLKFLVVHLKTVADSADKNKMEPRNLALVFGPTLVRTSEDNMKDMVTHMPDRYKIVETLIQHCNWFFTEGQDKDEKTPVDTEDVQPAPNIDHLLSNIGRTALLGEASDSTNSDSAKSKGSWGSKRDLTPKDFLTLSIMSAVTGRKRRKRHNGRRVGSSTDDDSEHEPIKAGHLGAEEEEEAESPVGDTAPRAEGEDDDEEEEEEEEDEEVVESGAKEEVEVEVLAVIPSRLRCKEEEEAGGRQAAMLLHEEEAQAEVKGPPWRATEDARSIVSGYSTLSTLGRSLGSEGRGDDADDEHSELVSETDNESGFASRSLTQERPDKHQTVPVNTQPAAAPRSFLYTHYKPPVLSPTNLLAPPTALTPTPDSADRSEGGARSTTPSSSSFSSSSTTHRLHSRPSFNSHKLIQCDTLARKKLKSEKGKARSLDLLELSGATAEADGAGSGSDGAPRVKRDTSRNNPSSASSQESLRLARTKPSLPPSEAASFTPTGPGGRSLAEQVRARLMGSADDLRIVGLRKPLSPETRRKRRAWRRHTVVASPTEISEKRPPLTVSDFPLSSNTQNQVKTPGLPLDADGLDQGPATRQAPTSRFHQYL; translated from the exons GGTAAGGGGCGCAGGGATGGTCTCCCCTCAACCGGTGACAACCCTCGGCCGCCGATGGCGACCCGGCCGGGAAGGGAGGGGGGCGGCGTGTGCTGGAAGGGTCCCCGGACGCTGGTCCTCCATAAGAACTCCCAGGGTTTCGGTTTCACGCTACGCCATTTCATTGTTTACCCTCCAGAGTCCGCCCTGCACACCAACCTCAAG GATGAGGAGAATGGTAACGGAAAGG GGTATCAGAAAGGTCGACTGGAGCCGATGGACACCATATTTGTGAAGAGTGTGAGAGAAAAAGGTCCGGCTCACCAGGCAGGCTTGTGCACAG GGGATCGGCTTGTGAAAGTGAACGGAGAGAGTGTTCTAGGAAAGACGTATTCGCAGGTGATAGCCCTCATTCAGAACAG TGAAAGTGTGCTTGAGCTCTGCATTATGCCAAAAGATGAAGACGTGCTTCAGTTGGTAAGT GCATACTCCCAGGATGCCTACCTGACAGGCAACGAACCCTACTCAGGGGGAGCTGAGTACCTCCCACCACCACCTCCCCTCTGTTACCCGCACACCAAGGCCACACCCCCTGCTGGAGCCCCTCCATCTGGTTCCATGGGCCAGAACCAGCTGGATAACTGGAGTCGTTGGCCAGGCTCTTCCAGCCCCTCTTCACCCCTGGACAACCGCTCCGCTGTGGGCAGCCCCGCCAGCTGGCAGGAAGGGCGGGCAGGAGAGCCAGGAGGTGTGGGTCACAGCAGCCCGGCCCACCGCACAGAGGAGATCCAGTACGGTATGACCAGCCAGCAGCCTCAGGGCCAGACCAGGGGACGTTCCTActcgtcctcttcctcatcaGGGGGCCCTTTGTCTAGCCCGCTGCAAGTCCACTACCCTAACCACCACGCTGCCAGCTCCTCTCAGTCCCAGACACGCCAGTCCAGCTCAGCTTGGACCAGTCCCCCCCTGCCCCAGCTCAGCCATGGCCGCACTGAACGCTGCCAGCAGGCGCTCTCTGACTGGTACTACAACCAGCTCCCGGAGCGCCCAGCACGCAACATGCAGACCCGCCACCGCAGCTACTCGCAGGACCGGCTCAGTGATTCAAGGAGGCAGCAGCAGCGGACAGGTGGCTGGCCGCACAGTGCCTCCCAGGACACTCTGCTGTTACAGCAGTCAGGACCAGGTCCCCAAGGAGAGCCCTACTGGTCCTATGGAGACTGGGAGGGGGGCCCAGGTAGGGGGCACCCTGCCACTAACTATACCCGGACACGCTCTGAAAACCTGCTGGCCCAGTACGATCACCATGGCCGCTCATTAGAGATGCTGGACCGAGCAGCAGCTGGAGTGGTCTCACCTCGTTTTGAGAGGCTGTCATTGCTCCAGCAGGCTCCCCATCCGCCCCCAAGGACTGATGCCTACTCGAGGCAGGGGAGCCATTATGGTGCAGCACAAGCTCCTCCGATGTCccgacacacacaatcacattcTAAACACCACTCCCAGCCTCAGACCCAGCAATCAGCCCCCCAGAACAGGCGGCTTCCCCGTGGGCAGAGCATGGATGACCAGCCGGTGGGCTACCGCAGCTACAGCCCCTCTTTTAACCGCAAGACGGGCCGCATCATGCAGCAAGCCCACTCTTTCAGGGACCCTTCGTACTCTGGCCCTCACATGAACTGGAACCCAAACACTAAAACCAGTCCGCCAGAGGGCACAACGGCACCCCTCACTGCCTCCACCACTCCTGAATCCCAGGACAGAGCGTACAGGCCAACAAACCACGAGAGGGAACGAGGGTCAGTGGAGGGGCAGGCGAAGGTGGTGGCACAGACCCAGGAAGTGGTGCTGAGGCAGAAACCACCCACCGGGCGGAGGAACGCCCACGGTATGCGTCACCCTCACTACGCGCTGCCCATTGACGGGCTAGAACCCTCTTTGTTTTCTCCTGATCCCCAGGACTCAGCTCCTGCCCCTGGTTCCACGGGAGATGTAGCCCCACGCAAACCAAACGGCAACCTCGCCCCCCTCCCCATAGAGGATGACTCCCTGGCCTCCATCCCCTTCATAG CCATCACCACCGAGCGCTCCAAGTCATGCGACGAAGGACTCAACACGTTCAGAGAGGAAGGCCGAGTCTTCTC GAGGCTACCAAAGAGAGTGAAGAGTTTCTTCACAGACGGG tctcTGGAAAACCTTGGGACAGCAGAGGAGGTTCGATCTAAACGCCACTCCACCTCAGAGCTGGGAAACATCACTTACAGCGACATACGGCGAGAAGGATGGCTGCACTATAAACAGATCCTTACAGAGAAGGGCAAG AAGGTGGGCAGCAGCATGCGTCCGTGGAAGCGAGTCTTTTCTGTGCTTCGCTCCCATTCGCTGTTCCTCTACAAGGACAAGAGGGAGGCGGTGCTCCGCGGGGCCACGATCGGATGTGCGGCAGAGGACGAGCAGCCAATCAGCATCCGGGGCTGCCTGGTGGACATTGCGTACAGTGAGACCAAACGAAAGCACGCCCTGCGGCTAACCACCCAGGACTTCTGCGAGTACCTGCTGCAGGCAGAGGACCGGGAGGACATGCTGGACTGGATAAAGGTCATCAGGGAGAACAGCAAGACGGACAGCGAG GAGCTGGGCTTCTCCAGACAGGCCCTCATCAATAAGAAGCTGAATGATTACAGGAAACAGAG TCCAACAGGCAGCAAGCCCGACTCCTCTCCCAGGATGTCCCGCATGAAGCCTCCCTTCATGCTCGCCAAGACGGACAACGCTGCGGGGGTGCCACGCTCCCCCAAATCAGAGGGCAAAG ATGAGAGCAGCCCTCCAAAGTCTCCGTGGGGAATCAACATCATGAAGAAGACAAAGAAGGCCGGGCCTAAAGCTTTCGGTGTGAGGTTGGAGGATTGTCAGCCAGGTGTAAATAACAAG TTCATCCCGTTGATCGTGGAGATCTGCTGCGGTCTGGTAGAGGACATGGGTCTGGAGTACACGGGAATCTACAGAGTCCCCGGGAACAACGCCATGGTGTCGATGCTTCAGGATCAGCTCAACAAGGGCGTCGACATCAACCCTGCAGAGGAG AAGTGGCAAGACCTCAATGTTGTCAGCAGTTTACTCAAATCCTTCTTCAGGAAACTTCCAGAGCCACTTTTCACCAACG ACAAGTACAACGACTTCATCGATGCCAATCGGATGGAAAGTGCGTCAGACAGACTAAAAACCATGAAGAAACTG ATCCGAGACCTCCCAGATTATTATTACCACACTCTGAAGTTCCTGGTTGTTCACCTGAAGACTGTGGCCGACAGCGCAGATAAAAACAAA ATGGAGCCCCGTAACCTGGCTCTGGTGTTTGGGCCAACTCTGGTTCGGACGTCAGAGGACAACATGAAAGATATGGTCACACACATGCCTGACCGCTACAAGATAGTTGAGACCCTCATCCAACAT TGCAACTGGTTTTTCACTGAAGGGCAAGACAAGGATGAAAAG ACGCCAGTGGACACGGAGGACGTGCAGCCCGCCCCCAACATCGACCACCTGCTGTCCAACATCGGCAGGACCGCTCTACTCGGGGAGGCGTCAG ACTCAACCAACAGTGACTCAGCTAAATCAAAG GGGTCGTGGGGATCAAAGAGAGACCTCACACCCAAGGACTTCCTGACTTTGTCCATCATGTCAGCTGTTACGGGCCGCAAACGCAGGAAGCGCCATAACGGCCGCCGGGTGGGCAGCAGCACCGACGACGACTCAGAGCACGAGCCAATCAAAGCTGGACATTTAGgggcagaggaggaagaggaggcagaGTCGCCTGTAGGAGACACTGCTCCTCGAGCAGAGGGAGAGGACGacgatgaagaagaagaagaggaggaggaagacgaggaaGTTGTAGAAAGTGGAGCGAAAGAGGAGGTAGAAGTGGAGGTGTTGGCGGTTATTCCCAGTCGGCTGCGCTgtaaagaggaagaggaggcaggAGGAAGGCAGGCAGCCATGTTGTTGCACGAGGAGGAGGCGCAGGCGGAGGTGAAGGGGCCGCCGTGGAGAGCTACAGAGGATGCTCGCTCTATTGTTTCTGGTTACTCCACCCTCTCCACGTTAGGGCGTAGCCTGGGGTCCGAGGGGAGGGGGGATGATGCTGATGACGAGCACAGCGAGCTGGTGAGCGAGACGGACAATGAGAGCGGCTTTGCCTCACGCTCCCTCACCCAGGAGAGACCTGATAAACACCAGACAGTACCTGTGAACACACAACCGGCAGCGGCCCCGCGAAGTTTCCTCTACACACACTACAAACCCCCCGTTCTCTCACCCACAAACCTGCTCGCCCCGCCCACAGCGCTCACACCCACACCGGACTCTGCGGACAGGAGTGAAGGAGGGGCGCGGTCCACTACAccctcgtcctcctccttctcctcgtcCTCTACCACTCACAGACTGCATTCGCGGCCTTCCTTTAACTCGCACAAGCTGATCCAGTGCGACACTCTGGCCAGGAAGAAGCTGAAGTCGGAGAAGGGCAAGGCTCGCTCCCTGGACCTATTGGAGCTGTCTGGGGCCACAGCTGAGGCCGACGGTGCTGGTTCTGGGTCAGATGGTGCACCCAGAGTGAAGAGGGACACTTCCAGAAATAACCCCTCCTCAGCCAGCAGCCAGGAGAGCCTGCGCCTGGCCCGGACCAAGCCCTCCCTGCCACCCAGTGAGGCCGCCTCCTTCACCCCGACCGGCCCCGGTGGCAGGTCTCTGGCAGAGCAGGTCCGCGCTCGTCTGATGGGCTCGGCTGACGACCTGCGCATTGTAGGACTGCGAAAACCGCTGTCACCAGAAACACGGAGGAAGAGACGGGCCTGGCGCAGACACACCGTGGTGGCCTCTCCAACTGAGATCTCTGAGAAGAGACCCCCACTGACTGTCAGTGATTTCCCCCTGTCCTCTAACACTCAAAACCAGGTCAAAACACCAGGGCTGCCTCTGGATGCAGACGGGCTCGACCAAGGACCGGCTACACGTCAAGCACCCACCTCCCGATTCCACCAGTACCTGTGA